Proteins co-encoded in one Lynx canadensis isolate LIC74 chromosome C1, mLynCan4.pri.v2, whole genome shotgun sequence genomic window:
- the JUN gene encoding transcription factor AP-1, whose translation MTAKMETTFYDDALNASFLQSESGAYGYSNPKILKQSMTLNLADPVGSLKPHLRAKNSDLLTSPDVGLLKLASPELERLIIQSSNGHITTTPTPTQFLCPKNVTDEQEGFAEGFVRALAELHSQNTLPSVTSAAQPVSGAGMVAPAVASATGGSGSGGFSASLHSEPPVYANLSNFNPGALSSGGGAPSYGAAGLAFPAQPQQQQQPPQPPHHLPQQIPVQHPRLQALKEEPQTVPEMPGETPPLSPIDMESQERIKAERKRMRNRIAASKCRKRKLERIARLEEKVKTLKAQNSELASTANMLREQVAQLKQKVMNHVNSGCQLMLTQQLQTF comes from the coding sequence ATGACTGCAAAGATGGAAACGACCTTCTACGACGATGCCCTCAACGCCTCGTTCCTCCAGTCCGAGAGCGGTGCCTACGGCTACAGTAACCCCAAGATCCTGAAACAGAGCATGACCCTGAACCTGGCCGACCCGGTGGGCAGCCTGAAGCCGCACCTCCGGGCCAAGAACTCGGACCTCCTCACCTCGCCCGACGTGGGGCTGCTCAAGCTGGCCTCGCCCGAGCTGGAGCGCCTGATAATCCAGTCCAGCAACGGGCACATCACCACCACGCCGACCCCCACGCAGTTCCTGTGCCCCAAGAACGTGACAGACGAGCAGGAGGGCTTCGCCGAGGGTTTCGTGCGCGCCCTGGCCGAACTGCACAGCCAGAACACGCTGCCCAGCGTCACGTCGGCGGCGCAGCCGGTCAGCGGGGCGGGCATGGTGGCTCCGGCGGTGGCTTCGGCGAcgggcggcagcggcagcggtgGCTTCAGCGCCAGCCTGCACAGCGAGCCGCCGGTCTACGCCAACCTCAGCAACTTCAACCCGGGCGCTCTGAGCAGCGGCGGTGGGGCGCCCTCCTACGGCGCGGCCGGCCTGGCCTTTCCCGCgcagccccagcagcagcagcagcccccgCAGCCGCCGCACCACCTGCCCCAGCAGATCCCCGTGCAGCACCCGCGGCTGCAGGCCCTGAAGGAGGAGCCGCAGACGGTGCCCGAGATGCCCGGGGAAACGCCGCCCCTGTCCCCCATCGACATGGAGTCGCAGGAGAGGATCAAGGCGGAGAGGAAGCGCATGAGGAACCGCATCGCTGCCTCCAAGTGCCGGAAAAGGAAGCTGGAGAGGATCGCCCGGCTGGAGGAAAAAGTGAAAACCTTGAAAGCGCAGAACTCGGAGCTGGCGTCCACGGCCAATATGCTCAGGGAACAGGTGGCACAGCTTAAACAGAAAGTCATGAACCACGTTAACAGTGGGTGCCAACTCATGCTAACGCAGCAGTTGCAAACGTTTTGA